CAGGATTTGGCGCTGTGCCTCCGGCATTTGTGCGAAGGCCTCATCGGTGGGCGCAAACAGGGTATGCGGCCCATCTCCGCTTAGCAGATCGGTCAGCCCGGCTCGATCAAAGGCATCCAGCAATCGAGAAAAATCTCCCTTCGCCTTCAGTGCCTGAAGCAGTGAATCGTATTGCGCCTGATCGCGTACGCTCTGGTGGCGCTGCTGATGCCGGGCCTGCTGTTGACCGAGCGACGGGGATGATGCATCCCCGGCAGAAGCGGCCTGCGCCGATAGACTGGTGGCACTCAGCGCCAGCACCAGACTGGTGAGTGTTATTGATCGTTTGATCATCAAATCCTGTTCCCCTCTGCGTTTCGTCACACTCACGTGACTCTGCTCATATCGTCGGCGTCAATGTCATCGACCCCGTTACTCGTTTTCGATCACTTTGAATGGCAGCAGTTCACGCGCTTCCTGCATACGCTCTGCGACCATTGGTCGCTCCCTGGAGAGAAAGTCGCCGATCGCGTCACGAAACCGTGGATGTCTTATCCAGTGCAATGATCGGGTGACAATCGGCTCGAAACCACGCGGCACCTTATGCTCGCCCTGGGTGCCAGGGTCGAAACGATGCAGTCCCTGCAGGATGCAGTGTTCGATGCCCTGGTAGTAGCAGGTTTCGAAGTGCAGACAATCGGCTTCCACTTCACTGCCCCAGTAACGGCCGTAAAGCGTATCCCTGCCCTGAAAGCAGAGCGCTGCAGCGACGGGTTGTTCACCGTACATTGCCTGAACAAGAACCAGCGCCTCCGGCATGGTTTCGAGCACCCGACTGAAAAACTCGTAATTGAGATAACCACGCTGGCCATGCTCGAGGTAGGTCATCTGATAGCAGCGATAAAAGGCCGCCAGATCGGCTTCGCTGATCTCACTACCCTGCAGACGACGCATGCAAAGCCCCTGCTCCGCTACCTTGCGCCGCTCACGCCGGAGCTCCTTGCGACGCTTGGAAGTCATGGTAGCCAGGAAAGTATCAAAATCGTCGTACGCACGATTGAACCAGTGATACTGCATGCCATGGCGCTCAAGCAGGGTTGACCAGACCGACTGCCATTCGCCGGCTTCGCGCGTCTCCGGAAAAAGCAGATGCCAGGTTTCGGGACGTTGTCGCTCCAGATGTTCCACCAGCAGTCGGATGGCCTGATCGGCAGCGACCTCATCCGCCAGATGCAGCCGTGGTCCCTGGCAGGGCGTAAAGGGGATGGCGCTGAGTTGCTTGGGGTAGTAGCTGCCGCCAGCTCGCTCCCAGGCATCCGCCCACTGCCAGTCAAAAATGTACTCGCCGAAGGAATGGTCCTTGTCGTAGTGCGGTAATACCCCGACCAGTCGATCCGACTGCCAAAGGGTCAGATGACGGGGGATCCAGCCGGTTTCGGCAGTGGCAGCGCCGCTGCTTTCAAGGGCTTCGAGAAATTCATGGCGCAGAAACGGGTAATCGAGGCCGGTCAGAGCGTTCCATTGCGCTCGGTCGATATCGGCCATGGCGCCGATCTCGCGGAGTTCCAGCGTCATCACACCTCCGTGCCGGGTATCGGGAATCGATCGACCATCTGTCAACAGTACATGCGATGGTCGAGCCTGATGGCGATCAGTGTAGACTCCCCGCTCCGACTGCGTCGCTGAACTGATATCCTGCTCCATGGAGTCAGGTGGTCAGCTACGCTATCCTGTCTCTCCCCGGACTATCCATCAGGGACAACACCCCATCGATGCTGCACTCGATCCTCGATAACGACTTCTACAAGTTCACCATGCAGAATGCCGTGGTGAAACTGTTTCCCAACGCCATGGCGCGCTATGCCTTCATCAATCGGGGGGAGCATCGCTTTCCTCCCGGCTTTGGCCAGCGCCTGCGCGTACTCGTCGATGAAATGGCCGCGCTGCGCCTGAGCGGCGAAGAGCGACGCTTCCTCGAAGAGACCTGCCCCTACCTCGATCCGACCTACCATGACTTCCTTCAGGGCTTTCGCTATAACCCGGCCGAAGTCACCATCGAACAGCATGGCGAGGAGCTGTCCGTCACTGTCGAAGGACTCTGGTATCGCACCATCCTGTGGGAAGTCCCGCTGATGACACTGATCAGTCAGCTCTGGTTCGAGATGCTTGGCGAGGATCGGGACAGCAATGAGAAAGTGCTGAAACGTACACGCGAAAAGATCGAGCACTACCATGAGCTGGGTGTACGCGTAGCCGAATTCGGTACGCGTCGTCGGTACTCTTACGAGGTGCACGATCAGGTGGTGGCGGCACTCAAGAAGTATGGCGGCAACAGCTTCACCGGCTCCAGTAATGTCCACCTGGCCCACCGCCATGACGTCAAGCCTCTGGGCACGCACGCGCACGAATGGTTCATGTTTCACGCTGCCCGTTTTGGCTTCAAGATGGCCAATATCCTGGCGCTGGAGCATTGGGTCAGAGTCTACCGGGGAGATCTGGGCATTGCGCTGTCGGATACCTTCACGACCCAGGTCTTCTTCGAGAGCTTCGACAAGATGTTTACCAAGCTCTTTGACGGCGTGCGCCACGACAGCGGCGACCCGGTTGAATTCGCCCAGCGTACCATCGCCCATTACGAGCGTTTCGGTATCGATCCGCGTAGCAAAACCATCATCTTCTCCGATGCTCTGGACACGGAAAAGGTCGATCGCATTGCCCGTTTCTGCAGCGGTCGTATCGGCATGTCCTTCGGTATCGGGACCAACTTTACCAACGATGTTGGTCTGAAACCGCTGAACATGGTGGTCAAGATGACCGATACGCGACCCGAAGGACGTCAATGGGTGCCGGTGGTCAAGCTGTCCGATATCCGAGCCAAGAACACGGGTGATCCGGAGATGATCCAGCTGGCAAGACGCAATCTGTCGCTGCCCGAATGAACGATCACCGGGGACGATGCTCCTGACTCACCGCCCCGGCTATTCATGCCAGCTACTGTGTCTTGCCGCCAGTCGAGGGACGAGCAAACACCTGATCAAACAGGTTCAGCATGACCTGCCATGACGCGGCATCGGCTGCCGGGTTGTAGGCCAGCGGCAGATCGAACTGCGACGCTTTGGCATCGACATAGGGGTTGGTGAAGGCGTGTTTGGCATGCGGATACTGAATGACCGTGACACTGGTATCGACCTTTTTGAAGGCATCGACCAGTGACTGCAGAGCTTCCGGCTTGACCATCTGGTCATCCTGCCCGTTCTGGATCAGCACGCGGCCATCAAAGTGCTTTGGCGTTTCCACCACCTGCGCCGGGCTGCCATGGAAGCTGACCACGGCATCAAATGGCATACCGGCCAGTGCTGCGTTGAGCACTACTGCACCACCAAAGCAATAGCCAATGGCCGCCAGACGGTCGGGGTCAACGCCGTCCTGGGACTTGAGCGTGGCCATGGCCACCTCGAGATTGCGCTCCGCGGCGGGCCAGTCCT
This DNA window, taken from Kushneria phosphatilytica, encodes the following:
- a CDS encoding fasciclin domain-containing protein, which translates into the protein MIKRSITLTSLVLALSATSLSAQAASAGDASSPSLGQQQARHQQRHQSVRDQAQYDSLLQALKAKGDFSRLLDAFDRAGLTDLLSGDGPHTLFAPTDEAFAQMPEAQRQILNSDDTERLRKLLRYHLMPGLMPQEALGVVEHPQALTGQLKIQQQQGRATVNGADIAPSQIVTRNGIIHPINQVLMPYYEN
- a CDS encoding GNAT family N-acetyltransferase, whose translation is MTLELREIGAMADIDRAQWNALTGLDYPFLRHEFLEALESSGAATAETGWIPRHLTLWQSDRLVGVLPHYDKDHSFGEYIFDWQWADAWERAGGSYYPKQLSAIPFTPCQGPRLHLADEVAADQAIRLLVEHLERQRPETWHLLFPETREAGEWQSVWSTLLERHGMQYHWFNRAYDDFDTFLATMTSKRRKELRRERRKVAEQGLCMRRLQGSEISEADLAAFYRCYQMTYLEHGQRGYLNYEFFSRVLETMPEALVLVQAMYGEQPVAAALCFQGRDTLYGRYWGSEVEADCLHFETCYYQGIEHCILQGLHRFDPGTQGEHKVPRGFEPIVTRSLHWIRHPRFRDAIGDFLSRERPMVAERMQEARELLPFKVIENE
- the pncB gene encoding nicotinate phosphoribosyltransferase — protein: MLHSILDNDFYKFTMQNAVVKLFPNAMARYAFINRGEHRFPPGFGQRLRVLVDEMAALRLSGEERRFLEETCPYLDPTYHDFLQGFRYNPAEVTIEQHGEELSVTVEGLWYRTILWEVPLMTLISQLWFEMLGEDRDSNEKVLKRTREKIEHYHELGVRVAEFGTRRRYSYEVHDQVVAALKKYGGNSFTGSSNVHLAHRHDVKPLGTHAHEWFMFHAARFGFKMANILALEHWVRVYRGDLGIALSDTFTTQVFFESFDKMFTKLFDGVRHDSGDPVEFAQRTIAHYERFGIDPRSKTIIFSDALDTEKVDRIARFCSGRIGMSFGIGTNFTNDVGLKPLNMVVKMTDTRPEGRQWVPVVKLSDIRAKNTGDPEMIQLARRNLSLPE
- a CDS encoding dienelactone hydrolase family protein codes for the protein MRAMVFGFGMLMASVSTYGAEQGQGMPGDIGPDVQGQQVTYTVDNHQYNGYLARDVSAQGKRPGVLIVHEWWGQTDYIRQRAQKLAALGYVAFAVDMYGEGRTATHPEDAGTFSSNVMQDWPAAERNLEVAMATLKSQDGVDPDRLAAIGYCFGGAVVLNAALAGMPFDAVVSFHGSPAQVVETPKHFDGRVLIQNGQDDQMVKPEALQSLVDAFKKVDTSVTVIQYPHAKHAFTNPYVDAKASQFDLPLAYNPAADAASWQVMLNLFDQVFARPSTGGKTQ